A region from the Colwellia sp. PAMC 21821 genome encodes:
- the trkA gene encoding Trk system potassium transporter TrkA — MKIIIIGAGQVGGTLAENLVGEKNDITLIDTNSETLRELQDKMDLRVVVGHGSHPDVLKQAGAEDAELVVAVTNDDATNMIACQICYSLFNTANKIARIRSSKILKYQKELFQNKNIPVDHVIAPEQLVTRDIARLIDYPGALQVLEFAEGKVSLVAVKAYYGGLLVGHALSTLREHIPNIDTRVAAIYRNGKPIRPLGTTVIEADDEVFFIAASIHIRAVMNELQKLEAPYKKIMIAGGGNIGSGLARLLEKNHQVKLIEHSPKRAAYLASELNDTLVFTGDSSDQELLMEEHIDQFDVFIAVTNDDEANIMSSLLAKRLGVRKAMVLIQRSAYIDLVHGSNIDIAVSPQHATISALLTHVRRGNIDNVYSLRGGAAEAIEIVAKGDEKSSKVVGKTIQQIKLPPGTTIGAIVRDDEVLIAHSDTRIQAEDHVVLFLVNKRYINDVETLFQLDAITFF, encoded by the coding sequence ATGAAAATTATAATTATTGGTGCTGGGCAAGTTGGTGGAACATTAGCAGAAAACCTTGTCGGTGAAAAAAACGACATTACGCTAATAGATACCAACAGTGAAACCTTGCGTGAATTACAAGACAAAATGGATTTGCGCGTTGTTGTTGGTCACGGGTCTCATCCTGATGTACTAAAACAAGCTGGCGCTGAAGATGCTGAGCTCGTTGTTGCAGTGACCAATGATGATGCTACCAACATGATTGCTTGCCAAATTTGTTACTCTTTATTTAATACGGCGAATAAAATAGCCAGAATTCGCTCAAGTAAAATTCTTAAATATCAAAAAGAACTTTTTCAAAATAAAAACATCCCTGTTGATCATGTAATAGCCCCTGAGCAATTAGTGACACGTGATATCGCTCGACTTATTGACTACCCTGGCGCACTGCAAGTTTTAGAGTTTGCTGAAGGTAAAGTAAGTTTAGTGGCGGTTAAAGCTTATTACGGTGGTTTATTGGTCGGCCATGCCTTATCAACATTGCGTGAGCATATACCTAATATTGATACCCGGGTGGCAGCAATTTATCGAAACGGTAAACCTATTCGCCCATTAGGCACTACAGTTATCGAAGCCGATGACGAAGTATTCTTTATTGCTGCATCAATTCATATTCGCGCGGTAATGAACGAACTGCAAAAATTAGAAGCACCCTATAAAAAAATCATGATCGCCGGTGGTGGTAATATTGGCTCAGGGTTGGCCCGTTTATTAGAGAAAAACCATCAAGTTAAGTTAATTGAACATTCCCCTAAACGTGCAGCATATTTAGCCTCAGAGCTCAACGACACCTTAGTATTTACCGGTGACTCGTCTGATCAAGAATTGCTGATGGAAGAACATATTGATCAGTTTGACGTATTTATTGCCGTAACGAATGATGACGAAGCAAATATTATGTCATCATTATTAGCTAAACGTTTAGGTGTACGCAAAGCCATGGTATTGATCCAGCGCAGCGCTTACATAGATTTAGTACACGGCAGTAATATTGATATTGCGGTTTCGCCGCAGCACGCGACCATTTCAGCCTTATTAACCCATGTACGCCGTGGTAATATTGATAATGTATATAGTTTACGAGGTGGTGCGGCTGAAGCGATAGAGATAGTGGCTAAAGGCGATGAAAAGTCATCTAAAGTAGTGGGTAAAACTATTCAACAGATTAAATTGCCGCCCGGCACCACCATTGGTGCCATCGTGCGCGACGACGAAGTGTTAATTGCCCATTCAGACACCAGAATACAAGCAGAAGACCATGTAGTGCTATTTTTAGTGAACAAGCGCTATATTAATGACGTTGAAACTTTGTTCCAACTCGATGCTATAACATTTTTCTAA